One part of the Bacteroidia bacterium genome encodes these proteins:
- the guaB gene encoding IMP dehydrogenase, with protein sequence MLENTELSLATSKIAFEGLTYDDVLLLPAFSEVLPRDVDTSSWLTREIRLNLPVVSAAMDTVTEHRMAIAMAANGGIGIIHKNMSIDQQAEQVRKVKRSESGMIVDPITLKVDNTIFEASRLMAEHKIGGIPIVDDNDMLVGILTNRDLRFKQIDDRPVRELMTSENLITAPEGTTLEMAEEIIRRNKVEKLPVVDKKGQLIGLITYRDIIKKQNFPNACKDHLGRLRVGAAVGVSHGTYERIEALEKAGVDVITVDTAHGHSKGVLDTIADIRRTFPDLQIIGGNVATQGGAQALIDAGVDAVKVGVGPGSICTTRVIAGVGVPQLSAVLEAVKAAAPAGIPVVADGGIKYSGDMVKALVAGASSIMAGGLFAGTDESPGETVLYEGRKFKTYRGMGSIEAMKEGSKDRYFQDVEEDIKKLVPEGIVGRVPYKGKVGEVIYQMVGGLRAGMGYSGAGDIETLQTRQFTRITNAGLRESHPHDVQIIKEAPNYSTR encoded by the coding sequence ATGCTTGAAAATACCGAACTCTCTCTAGCTACGTCTAAGATCGCCTTTGAAGGACTGACTTATGACGATGTTTTGCTCCTTCCAGCCTTTTCTGAAGTACTTCCCCGCGACGTAGATACATCTTCCTGGTTAACCCGTGAAATCCGTTTGAACCTGCCTGTCGTTAGTGCAGCTATGGATACGGTTACCGAACATCGCATGGCTATAGCCATGGCAGCCAATGGAGGAATAGGGATTATTCATAAGAATATGTCCATCGACCAACAAGCGGAGCAGGTCAGAAAAGTGAAGCGATCTGAAAGTGGAATGATCGTAGACCCTATTACGCTCAAAGTTGACAATACCATCTTCGAAGCCTCTCGCCTAATGGCTGAGCACAAGATCGGAGGGATTCCAATCGTGGATGACAACGATATGTTGGTCGGAATCCTGACCAATCGTGATTTGCGATTCAAGCAAATTGATGACCGTCCAGTCAGGGAATTGATGACTTCTGAAAACCTCATTACAGCTCCTGAAGGTACTACGCTTGAAATGGCTGAAGAGATCATCAGAAGAAATAAAGTTGAAAAACTTCCTGTAGTTGATAAAAAGGGTCAATTGATCGGACTTATCACCTACCGCGATATCATCAAAAAGCAAAACTTCCCCAATGCCTGTAAGGATCATTTAGGGCGACTGAGAGTAGGTGCTGCAGTAGGAGTTTCTCATGGCACTTATGAACGCATTGAAGCTCTGGAGAAAGCCGGAGTGGATGTGATCACAGTAGATACGGCTCATGGCCATTCTAAAGGAGTACTGGATACCATTGCAGACATTCGCAGAACTTTCCCTGATCTTCAAATCATCGGAGGCAATGTAGCGACTCAAGGCGGTGCTCAAGCCTTGATCGATGCCGGAGTGGACGCAGTGAAAGTTGGGGTTGGACCGGGAAGTATCTGTACTACTCGGGTGATTGCTGGAGTAGGTGTTCCTCAATTATCTGCTGTCCTGGAAGCGGTGAAAGCTGCTGCGCCTGCAGGTATACCTGTTGTTGCCGATGGAGGGATCAAGTATTCGGGTGATATGGTAAAAGCCCTGGTAGCAGGAGCATCCAGTATCATGGCTGGAGGATTGTTTGCAGGTACGGATGAAAGTCCGGGTGAAACGGTTCTCTACGAAGGGAGAAAATTTAAAACCTATCGGGGAATGGGATCCATTGAGGCGATGAAGGAAGGAAGTAAGGATCGCTATTTCCAGGATGTGGAGGAAGATATCAAAAAACTGGTACCGGAAGGCATCGTAGGGCGCGTTCCTTATAAAGGAAAAGTAGGGGAAGTGATCTACCAAATGGTAGGAGGCCTGAGAGCAGGAATGGGATACAGTGGAGCAGGTGATATTGAAACCTTACAAACCCGTCAATTTACCCGCATCACTAATGCTGGTTTAAGAGAAAGCCATCCACATGATGTTCAGATCATCAAGGAGGCTCCGAATTATTCGACGAGATAA
- a CDS encoding lysylphosphatidylglycerol synthase transmembrane domain-containing protein, with amino-acid sequence MSNQLKTILQFIIGIALAGGLLYYVYQDTKWEDLSNDLSKADIFWVLMSGLTLFGVFVARTLRWQMMLESSGFHPKKKHTLLSVLVLYLVNSVTPKIGEIVRCTILYRTDKVPVASGLGTVVAERVIDALVLFGGLGLIFLFEIERLGSLFGEIFDSLSEQFGGIDSSILIGGLIGLLLLGIAGIWFLSSKKTDGDGLIGKTKTFALNMLEAGKSIFQLEKPWLFLVYTIMIWGLLTLMNYFFILSLPDTSELGLYFAILILFIGGIGWALPVPGGMGSTHFIVVQLFLAFGLSEKAGLNIGALSNGVTWIFSVGYGLIALAILIPLISRSSQNDEGEKS; translated from the coding sequence ATGAGCAATCAGCTAAAAACCATTCTCCAGTTTATTATTGGAATTGCCCTCGCAGGAGGACTCCTGTACTATGTGTATCAGGATACCAAATGGGAAGATCTTTCCAATGATCTGAGTAAAGCCGATATTTTTTGGGTGCTTATGTCTGGTTTGACGCTATTCGGTGTTTTTGTCGCAAGAACCTTGCGGTGGCAAATGATGCTGGAAAGTTCCGGCTTTCATCCCAAAAAGAAACATACCCTTCTTTCGGTCCTGGTTTTATACCTGGTAAATAGCGTAACGCCTAAAATTGGAGAGATTGTTCGTTGTACGATTTTGTACCGTACGGATAAAGTGCCCGTAGCTTCTGGCTTAGGTACTGTCGTAGCAGAGCGTGTGATTGATGCCCTGGTTTTATTTGGGGGGTTAGGCCTGATCTTTTTATTTGAAATTGAGAGACTGGGAAGTCTTTTTGGGGAAATATTTGACAGTTTATCTGAACAATTCGGAGGGATAGATAGCAGCATCCTTATTGGGGGGCTAATTGGATTACTGCTATTGGGAATAGCAGGGATCTGGTTTTTGAGTTCCAAGAAAACAGATGGAGATGGGCTGATTGGAAAAACTAAAACCTTTGCCCTCAATATGCTGGAAGCGGGGAAAAGTATATTTCAGCTGGAGAAACCCTGGTTATTTTTGGTGTATACGATCATGATCTGGGGCCTGCTCACTCTGATGAATTACTTCTTCATTCTTTCTCTGCCAGATACAAGTGAATTGGGACTTTACTTTGCCATCCTTATCCTTTTTATTGGGGGAATCGGCTGGGCTTTACCCGTACCTGGAGGAATGGGTTCCACGCATTTTATAGTTGTTCAACTTTTTCTTGCTTTTGGTTTATCTGAAAAGGCAGGGCTCAACATCGGAGCACTTTCCAATGGAGTTACCTGGATCTTTTCCGTTGGATATGGCTTGATCGCTTTGGCAATTCTTATTCCCCTGATTTCCAGGTCTTCCCAGAATGATGAGGGAGAAAAATCCTGA
- a CDS encoding metallophosphoesterase has protein sequence MNKRIAIPILALILLIIDFYAFEAIRVLLAPLSVSIQSAATYGYWGLSVITVIGLFFYHFIDPQLLGKRARTIIMVFIFSIYVAKTFLILSLILDDVRRLFLWIWAEITDSPFVAQRSFWLILFGGVLALFTLIAISWGILVGAHDYAVRKSTVYLPDLPKAFDGFKVLQISDVHSGTFWNKNAVAKGIDLIKEQQADTIFFTGDLVNNVADEMDEYKDLFGQLEAEFGVYSIFGNHDYGDYVYWPNKEAKEANLRKLAQIQREMGWDLLINEHRILEKEGEKIAVLGIENWGAKARFPKYGDLAKAHIGTENIPVKLLLSHDPSHWLEQVIPEYPDIDLTFSGHTHGMQFGIDTKRFKWSPVKYVYRQWADLYKQGEQYLYVNRGFGYLGFPGRVGIRPEITVITLKSGSA, from the coding sequence ATGAATAAACGTATTGCCATCCCGATTCTTGCATTGATTTTATTAATAATTGATTTCTATGCTTTCGAAGCTATTCGGGTATTGCTGGCTCCATTATCAGTTTCTATCCAATCCGCGGCCACCTATGGATACTGGGGATTAAGTGTAATAACAGTGATTGGGCTGTTTTTCTATCATTTTATTGATCCACAGCTGTTGGGGAAAAGGGCGAGAACCATCATTATGGTTTTTATTTTTTCCATTTATGTCGCCAAAACCTTTTTGATCCTGAGTCTGATACTGGACGATGTTCGGAGGCTTTTTCTTTGGATATGGGCGGAAATCACGGATTCACCATTTGTAGCTCAAAGATCCTTTTGGTTGATCCTTTTTGGTGGAGTTCTGGCATTATTTACCCTCATTGCTATCAGTTGGGGCATCCTGGTCGGCGCTCATGATTATGCCGTGCGAAAATCGACTGTTTACCTTCCTGATTTACCCAAAGCATTTGACGGCTTTAAGGTATTGCAAATATCGGATGTGCACTCGGGTACTTTTTGGAACAAAAATGCCGTTGCGAAGGGGATTGATCTGATCAAAGAACAGCAGGCGGATACCATATTTTTTACAGGTGATCTGGTAAACAATGTAGCGGATGAAATGGATGAGTATAAAGATCTCTTTGGTCAGTTAGAAGCGGAGTTCGGGGTGTACTCCATTTTCGGCAATCATGATTATGGAGATTATGTGTATTGGCCGAACAAAGAAGCCAAGGAGGCTAATCTTAGGAAATTGGCTCAGATACAAAGGGAAATGGGCTGGGACCTTTTGATCAATGAACACAGAATATTAGAAAAAGAAGGAGAGAAGATAGCAGTACTCGGGATAGAGAATTGGGGGGCGAAAGCAAGATTTCCCAAATATGGGGATTTGGCCAAAGCTCATATAGGGACAGAAAATATCCCTGTGAAACTGCTTTTGTCTCATGATCCCAGCCACTGGTTAGAACAAGTAATTCCGGAGTATCCCGATATTGATCTTACCTTCTCCGGGCATACGCATGGTATGCAGTTTGGGATAGATACCAAGCGATTTAAATGGAGTCCGGTAAAGTATGTCTATCGACAATGGGCGGATTTGTATAAACAAGGAGAGCAATATCTCTATGTAAATCGGGGCTTTGGCTACCTGGGCTTCCCCGGTCGGGTGGGCATTCGTCCGGAGATAACGGTGATTACCTTAAAAAGCGGAAGTGCATGA
- a CDS encoding tetratricopeptide repeat protein, producing the protein MNTHVLLKAAHRLMELGDFEQAETAYTQLILAGLDKVEVFNNRGSARFALGKYERAIRDYSKAIQLDPRIDYPHFNRANCKFEMGDLDGAIRDYERALQFNPGHSRSHLNRAFSYQKKDEHVKALADFQLYKEQSGSFSAEVLELRSESFFALGREEEGMKDLYRALDLKDSGKSLYLRLLDLHLEKGEFKEALTLSKRALKAYPEGQELKLKRAECFVRADAPALAWTDLDALDDEKEEGNAAYFFLKGKILDSLNRFSEAIELLRKSIYLNPEDIESWLVLAGVYFKSKDFLKCIDATERVKELNRDFPETYLLAAKANYELGKFYAANAQLELYEARGGDIPEAYLLKGFALIERQMFEEAIRAFDKAIRLNPQNPDAYLGRGNASLANSQYENALKSYDQALEIAPDFRAVHFNRGVALKNLGKPQSAIQAWERAADLHHPKAEAYLRRYRKKPDA; encoded by the coding sequence ATGAATACTCATGTTCTGCTGAAAGCTGCCCACAGACTCATGGAATTGGGAGATTTTGAGCAGGCTGAGACTGCTTATACTCAATTGATCCTGGCAGGGCTCGACAAGGTAGAGGTTTTCAATAATCGAGGTTCCGCAAGATTTGCCTTAGGAAAGTATGAACGAGCCATCCGCGATTATTCCAAAGCCATCCAACTGGACCCTCGTATCGACTATCCGCATTTCAATCGAGCCAATTGCAAATTTGAAATGGGGGATTTGGATGGAGCCATTCGGGATTATGAACGAGCGCTTCAATTTAATCCCGGTCATTCCAGGAGTCATTTAAATCGTGCCTTTAGCTATCAGAAAAAGGACGAACATGTAAAGGCCTTAGCAGACTTTCAGTTGTACAAAGAGCAGTCAGGCAGCTTTTCTGCCGAAGTTCTTGAATTGCGAAGCGAAAGTTTTTTTGCCCTGGGGAGAGAAGAAGAAGGAATGAAAGACTTGTACAGAGCTTTGGATTTGAAGGACTCCGGCAAATCTTTGTATCTAAGACTTTTAGATCTACATCTTGAAAAAGGAGAGTTTAAGGAAGCCCTGACTTTGAGTAAAAGAGCTCTGAAAGCCTATCCCGAAGGGCAAGAACTCAAACTCAAGCGGGCCGAATGTTTTGTACGGGCGGATGCACCTGCATTAGCCTGGACAGATTTGGACGCTTTGGATGATGAGAAAGAAGAAGGGAATGCTGCTTATTTCTTTTTGAAAGGAAAGATTCTGGATTCCCTCAATCGTTTCTCGGAAGCGATCGAACTATTGAGAAAAAGTATTTATCTCAATCCGGAAGACATTGAAAGTTGGCTGGTATTAGCAGGCGTTTACTTTAAGTCAAAAGATTTCCTCAAATGCATCGATGCTACAGAAAGGGTAAAAGAACTGAATAGAGATTTTCCGGAGACCTATCTATTAGCAGCCAAAGCAAATTATGAGCTCGGTAAATTCTATGCAGCCAATGCCCAGCTGGAATTATATGAAGCCCGTGGGGGAGATATTCCGGAGGCTTATCTCCTCAAAGGTTTTGCCCTGATCGAAAGGCAAATGTTTGAAGAAGCCATTCGTGCTTTTGACAAAGCTATTCGACTGAATCCTCAAAACCCAGATGCCTATCTGGGACGAGGGAATGCATCCCTGGCCAATTCGCAATATGAGAATGCCCTGAAATCCTATGATCAGGCATTGGAAATTGCCCCTGATTTTCGTGCGGTTCACTTCAATCGGGGAGTTGCCCTGAAGAATTTGGGCAAGCCACAATCTGCGATACAAGCCTGGGAGCGGGCAGCTGATTTGCATCATCCCAAAGCAGAGGCTTATCTTCGCAGATATCGCAAAAAGCCCGATGCCTGA
- a CDS encoding thioesterase family protein, whose amino-acid sequence MPESKLSKLLQDYPVITKRVVNWRDVDPALHVSNTKYLEWAEMGRMDYLGTFYKRFGQSSQKGIGPVIASIKIQYLHPLGFPDEVLVGTRMFEMGVYKYVLEANIISQKHRKCVAKAKAKMVLFDFIKGEKVKLPEGFQTEIQKFEAEINLSPES is encoded by the coding sequence ATGCCTGAATCTAAGCTATCGAAACTACTACAAGACTATCCAGTCATCACAAAACGAGTGGTGAATTGGCGAGATGTCGATCCGGCTTTACACGTAAGCAATACCAAATACCTCGAATGGGCGGAAATGGGGCGGATGGATTATCTCGGCACTTTTTATAAGCGATTTGGGCAAAGCTCTCAAAAAGGCATCGGCCCTGTCATTGCATCCATAAAGATTCAATATTTACATCCCTTAGGTTTTCCGGATGAGGTTCTGGTTGGAACCCGTATGTTTGAGATGGGGGTTTACAAATATGTTCTGGAAGCAAATATTATCAGCCAGAAGCATAGGAAATGTGTAGCGAAGGCAAAAGCAAAAATGGTCCTTTTTGATTTTATCAAGGGAGAAAAAGTCAAACTCCCTGAGGGCTTTCAGACGGAAATACAAAAATTCGAAGCTGAAATAAATCTCAGCCCGGAATCCTAA
- a CDS encoding thioesterase: MKVTREKNQVKAHEIDFKSRMSVPALINNMQEAAWNSAESLGASVARLQEDGISWVLTRLKLEIERLPRHREYYYVESWPSGGERSFVYRDYRVYDENDVCIAKATSTWLVFDLETRRMIRIPDWLQSLTGLPRGQNAMEIASGKIPPVKSSEEAESFPLRWHDIDTNQHLSNTYYFQIAIEGLPFKVLSEQNLKSIDLNFRSESTWGDKLLSAVEDLGDGNWLHTVYKESDQKVLALAKTSWTEN; the protein is encoded by the coding sequence ATGAAAGTAACTAGAGAAAAGAATCAGGTTAAGGCACATGAAATAGATTTTAAAAGTCGCATGAGCGTTCCTGCCCTGATCAACAATATGCAGGAGGCTGCCTGGAACAGTGCGGAATCTTTGGGTGCGTCTGTGGCTCGCTTGCAGGAGGATGGGATTAGCTGGGTGCTGACGAGGTTGAAGCTGGAAATCGAACGTCTTCCCAGGCATAGAGAATATTATTATGTAGAATCCTGGCCTTCTGGCGGAGAGCGTTCTTTTGTTTATCGGGATTATCGGGTCTATGATGAAAATGATGTCTGTATAGCAAAGGCTACCAGTACCTGGTTGGTCTTTGATCTTGAGACACGAAGGATGATCCGCATTCCGGATTGGTTGCAATCTCTTACGGGCCTTCCCCGTGGTCAAAATGCTATGGAAATTGCTTCTGGAAAAATTCCTCCTGTCAAATCATCGGAAGAAGCTGAGAGTTTTCCTTTGCGCTGGCATGACATTGATACCAATCAACATTTAAGCAATACCTATTATTTCCAAATCGCCATCGAAGGTTTGCCTTTCAAAGTCCTGAGCGAGCAAAATTTAAAGAGCATAGATCTCAATTTTAGATCTGAATCTACCTGGGGCGACAAACTTTTGTCAGCTGTAGAAGATTTAGGCGACGGAAATTGGTTGCACACCGTTTATAAAGAATCTGACCAAAAAGTTTTGGCACTTGCAAAGACTTCATGGACAGAAAATTGA
- a CDS encoding T9SS type A sorting domain-containing protein encodes MLSSDRQLLDTLESMGLNVMVRGVDANPIQPEEADGKTFAFISPSVTASLIGIAFRDVKIPIIVSEAFLFDDMKMTGPTAGIDYGIRSGRDQIDILEPDHPIAGVYNNTITVTSSLTSFMWGNPSADALKVAEISNSGSNNQVAIFVYDYKDEMVNYRAPAMRIGYYLRENATTLSSDIGWDVFRNTINFVLSEYCISSADSLSLASDTLNIINGEANLAITIEDTAYVAAGYSKKYFLTSEPSGIILETSDSLNFEVNSGGDYGIYSMVYLGMPGTYDYFDDSFIIIGQTSIAEIEDAIQMQGVCADIDTSGIQFFVQDCGANAGALDIPSASSLNGGQATLTTTHTIPPSVPPGYDVKYLLSRGSSALYVDISNTPEFTVTEAAEYGIHTLVYDSVPGGVNFLDLSFYQIGTAKIGDIAAQITAERLCADLDFAGAIVDIDSCKADAGVLAMALETDSLRTGPIDIQANILASPTVPSGFNFRYILTSGDSMIVEAIGNTPIFTVNSSARYRIHSLVYNPDPNSPDFVDLSNINLGQDSLNKITDQLDTASICADISSPVSPTNVVSAVFFIKFDLSEKPGPRNVLLWILSEAVRDGVYSVERSIDGILYNVIYTRKELTSARNPVTYVYVDVEPRPGKNYYRIKFTNINNTFFYSRVILVENEVTITPEFRIFPNPTFGEVNFEPQFLNPGKFEVSILDSRGASVYKAVMDFTEEPIKTLDISYLPRGLYHVNFLDVSSGERSSYNLFRQQER; translated from the coding sequence ATGTTAAGCTCAGATCGTCAATTGCTCGATACTTTGGAAAGTATGGGGCTAAACGTGATGGTGCGAGGAGTAGATGCAAATCCGATTCAGCCAGAAGAAGCTGATGGAAAGACTTTTGCTTTCATTTCACCTTCCGTTACGGCGAGTCTTATCGGGATTGCATTCAGAGATGTGAAAATCCCTATAATTGTTAGCGAAGCTTTTCTTTTCGACGATATGAAGATGACCGGCCCTACTGCGGGGATAGACTACGGAATCCGTTCCGGTCGTGATCAAATTGATATCCTAGAGCCAGATCATCCTATTGCGGGTGTTTATAATAATACTATAACGGTTACTTCCTCACTGACCAGCTTTATGTGGGGAAACCCATCTGCAGATGCGCTGAAAGTTGCAGAGATCAGTAATTCAGGAAGTAACAATCAGGTAGCCATTTTTGTCTATGACTATAAGGATGAAATGGTAAACTACCGCGCACCTGCTATGCGGATCGGATACTATTTGAGAGAGAATGCAACTACCTTAAGTTCTGATATCGGATGGGATGTATTCAGAAATACAATCAATTTTGTACTCAGCGAATATTGTATTTCGAGTGCAGATAGTCTATCACTCGCCTCTGATACCTTGAACATCATCAATGGGGAGGCCAATCTTGCAATCACCATAGAAGATACGGCTTATGTTGCAGCCGGATATAGCAAAAAATATTTTCTGACCTCTGAGCCTAGTGGTATCATACTCGAAACTTCAGATAGCCTGAACTTTGAGGTCAATTCAGGAGGAGACTATGGGATCTATTCCATGGTATATCTCGGTATGCCCGGAACCTATGATTATTTTGATGATTCCTTTATCATTATTGGCCAAACGAGTATAGCTGAGATTGAGGATGCTATTCAGATGCAGGGAGTTTGTGCGGATATAGATACCAGTGGGATTCAATTTTTTGTTCAGGATTGTGGGGCCAATGCAGGTGCCTTGGATATTCCCAGTGCTTCTTCTTTGAATGGAGGGCAGGCAACTTTGACCACTACTCATACAATTCCTCCTTCAGTTCCTCCCGGTTATGATGTGAAATATCTCTTGAGTCGGGGAAGTAGTGCACTTTATGTTGACATTTCTAATACGCCTGAATTTACGGTTACCGAAGCAGCTGAATACGGCATTCATACCCTTGTATATGACTCAGTTCCTGGTGGAGTAAATTTCCTCGACCTTAGTTTCTATCAGATAGGGACAGCCAAGATCGGAGATATAGCCGCTCAAATCACTGCAGAAAGACTTTGTGCTGATTTGGACTTTGCCGGAGCCATTGTCGATATCGATTCCTGTAAAGCAGATGCAGGCGTATTGGCTATGGCATTGGAAACGGACTCTTTGAGAACAGGACCGATAGATATTCAGGCAAATATACTCGCTTCCCCTACGGTTCCTTCCGGATTTAATTTCAGATACATCCTTACTTCCGGAGATAGTATGATTGTAGAAGCAATCGGAAATACGCCGATCTTTACGGTGAATTCCTCTGCCAGATACAGAATCCATTCTCTGGTATATAATCCAGATCCTAATAGTCCCGACTTTGTGGACCTTAGCAATATTAACTTGGGACAAGACTCTCTGAATAAGATTACTGATCAGCTTGATACCGCAAGTATCTGCGCGGATATCAGTAGCCCAGTAAGCCCTACCAATGTTGTTTCAGCAGTATTCTTTATCAAGTTTGACCTTTCTGAAAAGCCGGGTCCACGAAATGTATTGCTCTGGATTCTATCTGAAGCGGTGAGGGATGGAGTTTATTCTGTAGAAAGAAGTATAGATGGTATTCTGTACAATGTGATCTATACACGGAAAGAATTGACCTCTGCACGAAATCCGGTGACCTATGTATATGTGGACGTGGAACCTCGACCTGGGAAAAATTATTACAGAATCAAATTCACCAATATCAATAATACCTTCTTTTACTCACGGGTAATCCTGGTAGAGAACGAAGTAACAATTACTCCTGAATTCAGGATCTTCCCTAACCCAACTTTTGGAGAGGTGAACTTTGAACCTCAATTCCTGAATCCCGGAAAGTTTGAAGTGAGTATTCTCGATTCTCGAGGAGCAAGTGTTTACAAGGCGGTCATGGACTTTACTGAAGAGCCCATCAAAACGCTGGATATAAGCTATCTTCCGAGAGGTTTGTATCATGTGAATTTCCTGGATGTGTCAAGTGGAGAAAGAAGTTCCTATAATCTCTTCCGACAGCAAGAACGCTAG
- a CDS encoding serine hydrolase, whose product MNGKLKGIYVWGLIGILTMITIVSACKYTFNNLSYNKAQFEFTVWADTLQDSLLWGIPIVRVSDREATKASMVLLQNKEQLIPFRQLKNHRFHVLTLGDELPRFEEYLNYYSSFSSEQTNLVQKLNTMDYGIYNTVVIALNNPTETTQNIKKFLLEINKLTTVVLVNFNDYDAIKPYVQFPTILQAHNKSLISQEISAQALFGGLPLIGDVPEDVLVDLGLKDRFNTETQRLGYTFPEYVGISSDSLAKISRIIQEGIDNFAMPGAQVLVAKEGQVIFHEAFGYHTYSRKKPVRKSDIYDLASITKVASTTLATMKLMEEDKISLDESLATYFSDPTYTPGIKKVYDTIPKLDYLAFLDSVKKDTSILELPQIDTLDFEDSLYLVGRWVIPPKTRMKSKVFDVKLKELLTHTSGLQATLPILPYQRKVYGNLYSNTSSQEYTVPVASGLYLNENYLDSLWNTAKGLRVRKDSNAYQYSCVNMVLMQRVIDSVNQQTISDYVHENFYQELGMQTMGYNPLEIFSRDKLVPTSTDRWRGQLLCGTVHDPTAALMGGVSGNAGLFSNANDLAILGQMLLNKGKYGGKQYLSEETVDLFTSRQRGHRAYGFDMPPRTHRYIVAESAPYSTYGHTGFTGTAFWVDPENDLVFIFLSNRVHPSEKNFKINELRIRQRVQQVIYDALEVPHRIVPSEKKAKARKRMLASS is encoded by the coding sequence ATGAACGGTAAATTAAAAGGCATATATGTATGGGGCCTAATAGGCATATTGACTATGATCACCATAGTCAGTGCATGCAAGTATACCTTCAATAATTTATCCTATAACAAGGCACAATTTGAGTTTACCGTTTGGGCGGACACCCTGCAGGATAGTTTGCTTTGGGGAATCCCCATTGTCAGGGTATCGGATAGAGAAGCGACCAAAGCTTCTATGGTGCTACTCCAAAATAAAGAGCAGCTCATTCCTTTCCGCCAATTAAAGAATCATCGTTTTCACGTACTGACTTTGGGAGATGAACTTCCCCGTTTTGAAGAATACCTGAACTATTACAGTTCATTCTCTTCGGAGCAGACAAATCTGGTTCAAAAACTAAATACCATGGACTATGGTATTTACAATACCGTAGTAATTGCCCTCAATAATCCTACGGAGACTACTCAAAACATTAAGAAGTTTCTATTAGAGATAAATAAGTTGACAACGGTTGTACTGGTCAACTTTAACGACTATGATGCGATCAAGCCTTATGTGCAGTTTCCTACTATTCTTCAGGCCCACAACAAGAGCCTGATCAGTCAGGAAATTTCGGCACAGGCTTTATTTGGAGGGCTTCCCCTTATTGGTGATGTACCTGAAGATGTACTGGTCGATCTGGGACTTAAGGATCGCTTTAATACAGAAACTCAACGTCTGGGATATACGTTCCCTGAATACGTAGGCATCAGTTCTGATAGTCTGGCCAAAATCAGTCGCATCATACAGGAAGGCATCGACAATTTTGCCATGCCAGGGGCTCAGGTGCTAGTGGCCAAAGAAGGACAGGTCATTTTCCATGAGGCTTTCGGCTACCACACCTATTCCCGCAAAAAACCAGTAAGAAAAAGTGATATCTACGATTTGGCTTCTATTACCAAGGTAGCTTCCACTACCCTGGCTACTATGAAGCTGATGGAAGAAGATAAGATCAGTTTGGATGAAAGTCTGGCGACCTATTTTAGCGACCCTACTTATACACCCGGGATCAAAAAAGTATATGACACCATTCCCAAGCTGGATTATCTGGCCTTTTTAGATTCGGTGAAAAAAGATACTAGCATTCTGGAACTCCCTCAAATTGATACCCTCGATTTCGAAGACTCTTTGTATTTGGTCGGGAGATGGGTAATTCCCCCTAAAACCCGAATGAAAAGCAAGGTCTTTGATGTTAAACTCAAAGAGTTGTTGACCCATACTTCAGGGCTGCAGGCGACCTTACCAATTTTGCCTTACCAGAGAAAAGTATACGGTAATTTATATAGCAATACTTCTAGCCAGGAATATACAGTTCCTGTAGCGAGTGGTCTGTATCTGAATGAAAATTACCTCGATTCTCTTTGGAATACAGCCAAAGGATTGCGGGTAAGAAAAGATTCAAATGCTTATCAGTATAGTTGTGTGAACATGGTTCTCATGCAAAGAGTGATCGATTCGGTCAATCAGCAAACCATTAGCGACTATGTGCATGAAAACTTCTACCAGGAGCTGGGTATGCAAACCATGGGCTACAATCCTTTGGAGATATTTTCTCGGGATAAATTAGTACCTACTTCCACGGACAGATGGAGAGGACAACTCCTTTGTGGAACGGTACATGACCCGACAGCAGCTCTGATGGGAGGAGTATCAGGAAATGCCGGTCTTTTCTCTAATGCCAATGATCTCGCCATCCTTGGACAAATGTTGCTCAACAAGGGTAAATATGGAGGGAAACAATATCTGTCTGAAGAAACGGTAGACTTATTCACTTCGCGTCAGCGTGGGCACAGAGCTTATGGCTTTGATATGCCGCCCCGTACCCATCGTTACATAGTAGCAGAAAGTGCTCCCTACTCTACTTATGGACACACCGGTTTTACCGGAACGGCATTCTGGGTGGATCCAGAGAATGATCTGGTATTCATCTTCCTCTCTAACCGCGTTCATCCCAGCGAAAAGAATTTCAAGATCAATGAGCTGAGAATCCGCCAACGCGTACAGCAGGTAATTTATGATGCGCTGGAAGTGCCTCATCGGATAGTTCCCAGTGAAAAGAAAGCCAAAGCAAGAAAGCGCATGCTTGCCTCCAGCTAG